From one Bacillus sp. FJAT-42376 genomic stretch:
- a CDS encoding RNA degradosome polyphosphate kinase, with amino-acid sequence MTTVKYAADLSSPAYYNNRELSWLSFNERVLEEAIDARNPLLERLKFLAIFSSNLDEFFMVRVAGLKDQVKAGFNKPENKAGLTPKRQLFKIAEQNHRLVALQSRTYTKTLLPALKEENIEFLSLEQLTSLQLNRLEQYFDEQIFPVLTPMAVDAYRPFPMLLNKSLNLAIVLKDPYTPDELRSKTAIVQVPSVLERFIELDHDGKDQYVLLEEIIGHFIYKLFKGYIVESVTQFRITRNADMTIHEEGARDLLKEIEKELKKRKWGAAVRLELKKDGYDKNVLQYLLHELEIHEKDVYEVEAPLDLTFLFSFFKEISSKYDHLEYETLIPQPPKDMVSEMHIFDQASEKDIFLHHPYESFQPVVDFIADAADDPDVLAIKQTLYRVSGGSPIIEGLKRAAENGKQVTVLVELKARFDEENNVQWAKELEKAGCHVIYGMTYLKTHSKITLVVRKKNNRIERFVHLGTGNYNEKTANMYTDMGLITSKRKFGIDATNFFNYLSGYTEKPEFHHLSVAPFDIRKDFIQLIDEEIAYQKQYGNGRIISKMNSLTDKVIIMKLYEASNAGVKIDLIVRGICCLRPGIKGVSENIRVRSIVGRFLEHSRIYYFHHNGEEKIYLSSADMMTRNMEKRVEIAFPIFDGHIKKRINRILAVQLEDNMKSREQNSEGLYKYVDKSKDEQDIDSQLVMYGMAYDVLEDEE; translated from the coding sequence ATGACTACAGTTAAATATGCAGCAGATCTAAGCAGTCCGGCCTATTATAACAACCGGGAACTCAGCTGGCTTTCGTTTAACGAAAGAGTGCTGGAAGAAGCGATTGATGCCCGCAATCCCTTACTCGAGCGCCTGAAATTCCTGGCTATTTTCAGCTCCAATTTAGATGAATTTTTCATGGTCCGGGTAGCAGGCTTAAAGGACCAAGTGAAGGCCGGATTTAATAAACCGGAGAATAAAGCGGGACTTACTCCAAAAAGACAGCTTTTTAAGATCGCTGAACAGAATCACAGACTCGTCGCCCTGCAAAGCCGCACGTATACAAAAACCCTTCTTCCAGCTCTTAAGGAAGAAAATATAGAATTTCTATCTCTTGAACAGCTCACTTCCCTGCAGCTGAACAGGCTGGAGCAGTATTTTGATGAACAGATTTTCCCGGTTCTTACACCGATGGCGGTGGATGCATACAGACCGTTTCCCATGCTGCTGAATAAAAGCTTAAACCTCGCCATTGTGTTGAAAGATCCGTACACACCGGACGAACTCCGCAGCAAAACGGCTATCGTCCAGGTTCCATCGGTGCTTGAGCGGTTTATAGAGCTTGATCATGACGGAAAAGATCAGTATGTCCTTCTTGAAGAGATCATCGGACATTTCATTTATAAGCTGTTTAAAGGCTACATAGTAGAATCCGTAACCCAGTTTAGAATTACGAGAAATGCGGATATGACGATCCATGAAGAGGGAGCTCGCGATCTGCTGAAAGAAATTGAAAAAGAATTGAAGAAAAGAAAATGGGGGGCAGCCGTCCGTCTTGAATTAAAAAAGGACGGGTATGACAAAAATGTTCTCCAATATTTGCTTCATGAACTGGAAATCCATGAAAAAGATGTTTATGAAGTAGAAGCACCTCTCGATTTAACCTTCTTATTCAGCTTCTTTAAAGAAATATCTTCCAAGTATGATCATCTGGAATATGAAACATTAATCCCCCAGCCGCCTAAAGATATGGTTTCTGAGATGCATATCTTTGATCAGGCTTCAGAAAAGGACATTTTTTTGCACCATCCTTATGAATCCTTTCAGCCAGTCGTCGATTTTATTGCCGACGCTGCCGATGACCCTGACGTATTAGCCATCAAGCAGACGCTATACAGGGTAAGCGGCGGTTCCCCTATCATTGAAGGCTTGAAAAGGGCAGCTGAAAATGGAAAACAGGTAACCGTTCTTGTCGAATTAAAAGCGAGATTTGATGAAGAAAATAATGTTCAGTGGGCGAAGGAGCTTGAGAAAGCAGGGTGCCATGTCATTTATGGAATGACGTATTTAAAAACCCACAGTAAAATTACGCTCGTTGTCCGCAAAAAGAATAATCGCATTGAGCGGTTTGTGCACCTTGGCACAGGCAATTACAACGAGAAAACAGCGAACATGTATACAGATATGGGCCTGATCACATCAAAGAGGAAATTTGGAATCGATGCTACAAACTTTTTCAACTATTTAAGCGGCTATACTGAGAAGCCGGAATTTCATCATTTATCTGTTGCTCCGTTTGATATTAGAAAAGATTTCATTCAGCTGATCGATGAAGAAATCGCTTATCAAAAACAATACGGAAACGGCCGCATTATTTCAAAAATGAATTCTCTAACAGATAAAGTCATTATTATGAAACTCTACGAAGCTTCCAATGCCGGTGTGAAAATTGATTTGATCGTCAGGGGAATATGCTGCCTGCGCCCCGGAATTAAGGGTGTAAGTGAAAATATCCGGGTGCGCAGCATTGTCGGCAGGTTTCTTGAACACAGCAGAATTTACTATTTTCACCATAATGGAGAAGAGAAAATCTACTTATCTTCAGCGGATATGATGACGAGGAATATGGAGAAAAGAGTGGAAATCGCTTTTCCGATATTTGATGGACACATCAAAAAACGGATTAATCGAATTCTTGCCGTTCAGCTGGAGGACAATATGAAATCCAGAGAGCAAAATTCGGAAGGCCTCTACAAATATGTTGATAAATCAAAGGATGAACAAGACATAGACAGTCAGCTTGTCATGTATGGAATGGCTTATGACGTCCTGGAAGATGAGGAATAA
- a CDS encoding HD domain-containing protein, with the protein MISEAKRFAEFVHRGQVRRLTGVPYFVHVENTATILLKAGASDELVAAGYLHDTVEDTDTSMEDIRSKFGGSVADLVAFNTEDKKKTWEERKQATIDHAAGASLEEKMLLAADKLDNLQSMEQGLIKYGDELWNHFSRGKEQQAWYYRNVAKELFAQLKPEEVPTYFYTLDRLQNRLF; encoded by the coding sequence ATGATAAGCGAAGCAAAAAGGTTTGCTGAATTCGTCCATCGCGGCCAGGTCCGCAGGCTGACCGGTGTCCCATATTTTGTTCATGTTGAAAACACAGCCACTATTCTGCTGAAAGCCGGGGCATCGGATGAACTCGTCGCAGCAGGCTATTTGCATGATACTGTGGAGGATACGGATACTTCTATGGAAGACATCCGCAGCAAATTCGGTGGATCAGTTGCGGATCTTGTGGCATTCAACACCGAGGATAAGAAAAAGACGTGGGAAGAGCGGAAGCAAGCTACCATCGATCATGCAGCAGGCGCAAGTCTGGAGGAGAAAATGCTCCTTGCTGCTGACAAACTGGATAACCTGCAAAGCATGGAGCAGGGGCTTATAAAATATGGAGATGAGCTTTGGAATCATTTCAGCAGAGGCAAAGAGCAGCAGGCCTGGTATTACAGGAACGTGGCAAAAGAGCTTTTTGCCCAGCTGAAGCCGGAAGAGGTTCCCACCTACTTTTATACATTGGATCGGCTCCAGAACCGGCTATTCTAA
- a CDS encoding glycoside hydrolase domain-containing protein, giving the protein MARNAWGIDSAKKADQDLYNSVKKFYGTPAYWGRYLADVPGVSRGLSKLEISFIHSRGIKVLPIYNIFDQALLYDKGAIAVRNAVFHAKRLDIPQGTVIFANIEHFFSVQADWIAAWAEKMSETGYRPGFYHDPLKGDFAEAYCAAVSKNSKIANLSILWSSRPETGTSKEYEAPPFNPAKTTCKGNVWIWQYGRDAKHCPINTNLADDRLLKYLY; this is encoded by the coding sequence ATGGCGCGCAATGCTTGGGGAATCGATTCTGCCAAAAAAGCAGATCAGGATTTATATAATAGTGTGAAAAAATTTTACGGGACCCCTGCCTACTGGGGGCGATATCTTGCAGATGTCCCAGGGGTATCAAGAGGCTTATCAAAGCTTGAGATCAGTTTTATCCACAGCAGGGGAATCAAGGTTCTGCCCATTTATAATATTTTTGATCAGGCTCTTTTGTATGATAAAGGCGCAATCGCTGTGAGAAATGCCGTTTTTCATGCAAAAAGACTTGATATTCCGCAAGGAACCGTGATCTTTGCCAATATTGAACATTTTTTCTCGGTTCAGGCAGATTGGATTGCTGCCTGGGCGGAAAAAATGTCTGAAACAGGCTATCGGCCCGGATTTTATCATGATCCTCTAAAAGGTGATTTCGCTGAAGCCTATTGCGCAGCAGTGAGTAAAAACAGTAAGATCGCCAATCTGAGCATCCTTTGGAGCTCACGGCCTGAAACGGGAACGAGCAAGGAATATGAAGCCCCGCCATTCAATCCGGCCAAGACCACATGTAAAGGAAATGTCTGGATCTGGCAATATGGAAGAGACGCGAAACACTGTCCGATTAATACAAACCTTGCGGATGACAGGCTTCTCAAATATTTATATTAA
- a CDS encoding MFS transporter → MEIFKNPNFVKLFLAALSSQMGTTIGNMAFAFYLLEHFSSQPYYATLAELMYSLPTIFVFFLVGVVADRFDRKKVAENCDWIRAVLSVVLFGALFLNSVPLIFFILFLRSSVTKFFFPAENSLVQGILKKDQYAQAAGLNQILFSIFMVFGVGLGAIAYKTIGIHGAVVIDFVSFVISALLIRACKIPKGARLPNGKPDWKEINFKTSFRDFKDGIVYIIQNKLLAVIIFGFFVFGFVNGGFAILPMFTMKYKLSPENYEWYASFFAISLGIGLLAGSAIATFIEKKVKPHLMMIVPILAASALIVLLGFTDHLWVYLTAVFFIGICLGPINIAIGGWMPKIVNPKLMGRVSGWIDPLMMTAQSITLGLIAVVFPKFIETIDYIYYGMAIVIFLVFVFYALTLPKLSEQAAMEEKIQKLKEKKSKKTINTV, encoded by the coding sequence ATGGAGATTTTTAAAAATCCAAATTTCGTAAAGCTCTTTTTAGCAGCCCTTTCCTCGCAAATGGGTACGACCATCGGCAACATGGCCTTTGCTTTTTACCTGCTGGAGCATTTCAGCAGCCAGCCCTATTATGCGACGCTTGCTGAGCTTATGTATTCCCTCCCGACAATTTTTGTGTTTTTCCTTGTCGGCGTTGTGGCAGACAGATTCGACCGTAAAAAAGTAGCTGAAAATTGTGACTGGATCCGCGCCGTACTGAGCGTCGTTTTGTTCGGAGCACTATTCTTAAATTCAGTTCCCCTTATCTTTTTTATCTTGTTTTTGAGAAGTTCCGTCACCAAGTTTTTCTTCCCTGCAGAAAACAGCCTTGTACAGGGAATCTTAAAAAAAGATCAATATGCTCAGGCTGCTGGATTAAACCAAATCCTATTTAGTATTTTCATGGTTTTTGGAGTCGGCCTTGGGGCAATCGCCTATAAAACGATTGGGATTCATGGAGCCGTCGTCATTGACTTTGTGAGCTTCGTCATTTCCGCTTTATTGATCAGGGCTTGCAAAATACCGAAAGGCGCCCGCCTTCCCAACGGAAAACCTGACTGGAAGGAAATTAACTTTAAAACCTCCTTCAGGGATTTTAAAGACGGAATCGTCTACATTATTCAAAACAAACTCTTGGCTGTCATTATCTTTGGCTTTTTCGTGTTCGGATTCGTAAATGGCGGGTTCGCCATTCTTCCGATGTTTACAATGAAGTACAAGCTCTCTCCTGAGAATTATGAATGGTACGCATCCTTCTTTGCCATCTCACTTGGCATCGGATTGCTTGCAGGAAGCGCCATTGCGACGTTTATTGAAAAAAAGGTAAAGCCTCATCTGATGATGATTGTTCCGATTTTAGCGGCTTCCGCCCTGATCGTTTTGCTCGGCTTTACCGACCATCTCTGGGTTTATCTGACCGCTGTTTTTTTCATTGGAATATGTCTTGGCCCTATTAACATCGCCATCGGCGGATGGATGCCTAAAATTGTCAATCCGAAATTAATGGGAAGGGTAAGCGGATGGATCGATCCGCTGATGATGACCGCCCAATCCATTACTTTAGGGCTGATTGCGGTTGTTTTTCCTAAATTCATTGAAACGATTGATTATATCTATTACGGAATGGCGATTGTCATTTTCCTCGTCTTCGTCTTCTATGCCCTGACTCTCCCTAAACTGAGTGAACAGGCGGCGATGGAAGAAAAAATACAGAAGCTGAAGGAAAAAAAATCAAAAAAAACAATCAATACGGTTTAA
- the ppx gene encoding exopolyphosphatase — MEKEKFAIVDIGSNTMRLVIFERDQSGRMKEIENVKAAARLRNYLNEKNILEEEGILKMLDTLKSFQEVSRHHQLKHVHAVATAAIRQAVNKDDILSRANNETDFTIRLLSEYEEAYYGYLAVINSTSIQDGITIDIGGGSTEVTLFVNREMKEYHSFPFGALSLKRKFVRGELPDEKESEQLDAYILEQFQTLPWLKDRELPVIGIGGSARNLVQVDQALKEYPLAGVHQYEMSIEDIRSTLSYLTSQSFEELQRVDGLSKDRADLIIPAAMVFRALCSEVKADTFIMSRKGLRDGVFFEDLTREYGISAYPNVVEESFYEMASDFRIDLNHVIPVTNMAFDFVHLLEKQSLVSYTNKELTDLKRGAFVFNLGQYIDSESSSQHTFYLLANRTIDGMSHKERLKTALIASFAGKAELKRFLQPFQDWFTKEEQKVIRTSGAILKFMYSLNSTKRNIVESLDLSITGGVLTVHAICSADWRPEAYQAEKHKKHIEKLFRMPVELKFSYAEHV, encoded by the coding sequence ATGGAAAAAGAAAAATTTGCAATCGTTGATATAGGATCCAATACGATGAGGCTCGTCATTTTTGAACGGGACCAGAGCGGCAGAATGAAAGAAATTGAAAACGTAAAAGCGGCAGCGCGTCTCAGAAACTATTTAAATGAGAAAAACATCCTGGAAGAAGAAGGCATTCTTAAAATGCTTGATACGTTAAAAAGTTTCCAGGAAGTATCCCGGCACCATCAGCTGAAACATGTACACGCTGTCGCTACAGCAGCAATCAGACAGGCTGTCAACAAGGATGACATTCTTTCCCGTGCAAATAATGAAACGGATTTTACCATCAGGCTTCTTTCAGAATATGAAGAGGCGTACTACGGATATTTAGCGGTGATCAATTCCACTTCTATCCAGGATGGAATTACGATTGATATCGGAGGCGGCAGTACCGAAGTCACGCTTTTTGTGAATCGTGAAATGAAAGAATATCACAGCTTTCCTTTCGGAGCGCTATCCCTTAAAAGGAAGTTTGTCCGCGGAGAACTGCCGGATGAGAAAGAATCAGAGCAGCTTGATGCTTATATTCTGGAACAGTTTCAAACCCTTCCATGGCTGAAAGACCGCGAGCTCCCGGTGATTGGAATTGGAGGAAGCGCACGGAACCTTGTTCAGGTGGATCAGGCGCTGAAGGAATATCCGCTCGCAGGTGTCCATCAATATGAAATGTCGATTGAAGATATTCGGAGCACTCTGTCTTATTTAACCTCTCAGTCCTTTGAAGAATTGCAGCGTGTTGACGGCTTATCGAAAGACCGGGCTGATTTGATCATTCCGGCTGCAATGGTTTTCCGGGCCCTGTGCAGTGAGGTGAAAGCAGATACATTCATCATGAGCAGAAAAGGGCTCCGGGATGGAGTATTCTTTGAGGATCTTACACGGGAATATGGAATTAGCGCCTATCCAAATGTGGTCGAAGAGAGCTTTTACGAAATGGCTTCTGATTTCCGTATTGATTTGAACCATGTCATCCCCGTTACGAATATGGCTTTTGATTTTGTTCATTTGCTGGAGAAACAATCCCTTGTATCCTATACGAATAAGGAATTGACTGATTTAAAAAGAGGGGCTTTTGTTTTTAACCTTGGCCAGTATATAGATTCCGAGTCAAGCAGCCAGCATACCTTTTATCTCCTGGCAAACAGGACCATTGATGGAATGTCGCATAAAGAAAGATTAAAAACCGCATTAATCGCATCTTTTGCAGGCAAGGCTGAGCTGAAGCGGTTTTTGCAGCCGTTTCAAGACTGGTTTACAAAAGAGGAGCAGAAAGTAATCCGGACATCCGGGGCAATACTTAAATTTATGTATAGCCTGAACTCTACGAAGAGAAATATCGTGGAATCCCTTGATTTATCGATAACCGGCGGTGTTCTAACGGTGCATGCCATCTGCAGCGCTGACTGGAGACCTGAAGCGTATCAGGCAGAAAAACATAAAAAGCATATTGAAAAGCTATTCAGAATGCCGGTTGAATTAAAATTCAGCTACGCAGAGCATGTTTAA
- a CDS encoding HD-GYP domain-containing protein — protein MNTYSVFLKKVITNYISGSLIAVFGVGSVFIFSTLAIPLMEILLLVGIMLFSFICMVTSDILILNYQLKPIKKGLMSNSSLEEMRDAFSRVHKFPLSTILRINVPHLLGFSVPGFTSAAFFYQNGYLSIPGYYIILAMVGAVLIAGMHSVIEYFLTTKSIKPLLYDLRRRALMQYNEDLAQPSKIYTTIRSKVLFTAIYIGIFPLLLFSLATQVHLSEASVTLTQEYWSWAAIVMFMSIAFSSFVCFLLLKDIGEPIANLEKGMRLVKKGKYEYRNEVYSDEFSTLIAGYNQMLEGLKAKDRINSLLTESLFRTLAMTLDAKDLYTAGHSIRVAEYAFIIGEQSGMSKEELDLLKKTALLHDIGKIGIKDSILLKDGRLTEEEFEEIKLHPVIGANILANVEPASAMAPLIPGVRYHHERYDGLGYPDGLKGESIPKFGRILAVADAYDAMTSDRPYRKGMPVGKALSILREGRGTQWDPFYTELFLKHMEKQGYMGEELGS, from the coding sequence ATGAATACTTACTCAGTTTTTCTAAAAAAAGTAATAACTAATTATATCTCCGGTTCCCTGATCGCTGTGTTTGGAGTCGGGTCTGTTTTCATATTCTCCACTCTTGCTATTCCATTGATGGAAATTCTTCTTTTAGTAGGCATCATGCTGTTTTCCTTTATTTGCATGGTTACTTCGGATATTCTTATATTGAATTATCAGCTTAAACCGATTAAAAAAGGGCTGATGAGTAATTCGAGCCTGGAGGAAATGAGGGACGCATTCAGCCGCGTGCACAAATTTCCGCTGTCTACCATCCTTAGAATCAACGTACCCCATTTGCTCGGGTTTTCAGTCCCGGGATTTACGTCCGCTGCTTTTTTCTATCAGAATGGATACTTAAGCATTCCCGGCTACTATATTATTTTAGCGATGGTAGGAGCCGTCCTGATTGCCGGAATGCACAGTGTAATTGAATATTTTCTGACAACGAAGTCTATAAAGCCCCTGCTTTACGATTTAAGAAGAAGGGCCCTCATGCAGTATAATGAGGATCTGGCCCAGCCATCAAAAATTTATACGACGATTAGAAGCAAGGTTCTATTCACCGCCATTTATATCGGTATTTTCCCCCTTCTCCTATTCAGTCTCGCCACACAAGTCCACCTATCAGAAGCGTCCGTCACTTTAACGCAGGAATACTGGAGCTGGGCTGCGATTGTCATGTTCATGTCCATCGCCTTCTCCTCATTCGTCTGCTTTCTTTTATTAAAGGATATCGGAGAACCGATCGCCAATCTTGAAAAGGGTATGAGGCTTGTTAAAAAAGGAAAGTACGAATACCGCAATGAGGTCTATTCCGATGAATTTTCTACTCTGATTGCCGGATACAATCAAATGCTTGAGGGTTTGAAAGCGAAGGACCGCATCAACAGCCTTCTTACCGAGAGCCTGTTCCGTACGCTCGCTATGACTTTGGATGCAAAAGATTTATACACAGCCGGACACTCTATCCGTGTCGCAGAATATGCGTTTATTATCGGGGAGCAATCGGGTATGAGTAAAGAAGAACTTGACCTCCTGAAAAAAACCGCTTTGCTTCACGATATCGGTAAAATCGGAATTAAAGACAGCATACTGTTAAAAGATGGCAGGCTAACAGAGGAAGAATTTGAAGAAATTAAGCTTCATCCGGTAATCGGAGCTAACATCCTCGCTAACGTGGAACCCGCCTCTGCAATGGCTCCCCTGATTCCCGGCGTGAGGTATCACCATGAGCGTTACGATGGATTGGGCTACCCCGATGGACTAAAGGGAGAAAGTATACCTAAATTCGGCCGGATCCTTGCTGTGGCCGATGCATATGATGCTATGACATCCGACAGACCATACAGGAAAGGCATGCCGGTCGGCAAAGCTTTGTCAATCCTCCGTGAAGGAAGAGGCACCCAGTGGGACCCGTTTTATACTGAATTGTTTCTTAAGCACATGGAAAAGCAGGGATATATGGGAGAAGAGTTGGGATCTTGA
- a CDS encoding chemotaxis protein, giving the protein MESNKGILLDSGTNELELVEFLIGENRFGINVIKVKEIIQPVPVTAVPHSHPNVSGIIELRGEVLPVINTAKALQLPEAELTRADKFVVTEFNKQKLIFHVHGVTQIHRVTWDHIEKPSSMYQGLESHVTGVIQLNEQMVLMLDFEKIVVDIDPSSGLTLDRIRKLGKRERSNKKIVVAEDSPMLRKLLKETLEEAGYTELELFENGRDALDFLETASTESESLTDSIHLVITDIEMPQMDGHHLTKRIKEHPALQALPVIIFSSLITNDLLHKGEKVGAAAQVSKPDIDELVALIDQYIL; this is encoded by the coding sequence ATGGAATCAAATAAAGGCATTTTGCTGGACAGCGGTACAAATGAATTGGAACTAGTGGAATTTCTCATCGGGGAAAACCGCTTTGGCATCAACGTAATCAAAGTGAAAGAAATTATTCAGCCTGTTCCTGTGACAGCAGTGCCTCACTCCCATCCGAATGTGTCGGGGATCATCGAGCTTCGGGGAGAGGTACTGCCTGTCATCAATACAGCTAAAGCTCTGCAATTGCCAGAAGCCGAACTGACTAGAGCCGATAAATTCGTTGTGACAGAGTTCAATAAACAAAAGCTCATCTTCCATGTACACGGAGTGACCCAGATTCACCGGGTAACATGGGATCATATTGAGAAGCCATCTTCTATGTACCAAGGCCTTGAATCACATGTAACAGGTGTCATTCAGCTGAATGAACAAATGGTTTTAATGCTTGATTTTGAAAAAATAGTTGTGGACATTGACCCGTCCTCAGGTCTTACGTTAGACCGGATCAGAAAACTCGGGAAGCGTGAACGCTCGAATAAAAAGATTGTGGTAGCAGAGGATTCACCGATGTTAAGAAAACTGCTAAAGGAAACGCTCGAAGAGGCAGGCTACACAGAATTGGAGTTATTTGAAAATGGAAGAGATGCACTTGATTTTCTTGAGACTGCAAGTACAGAATCGGAGTCTTTGACTGACTCGATCCATCTGGTCATCACCGATATTGAGATGCCGCAAATGGACGGGCACCATTTAACAAAAAGAATCAAAGAACATCCGGCGCTTCAGGCTCTCCCTGTTATCATTTTTTCCTCTCTTATTACAAATGATTTGCTGCATAAAGGAGAAAAGGTGGGGGCTGCTGCACAAGTCAGCAAACCGGATATCGACGAGCTTGTTGCACTCATCGACCAATATATTTTATAG
- a CDS encoding metallophosphoesterase has protein sequence MKKKMSRRLFLKSLLSFAAAGFTISIGGYSYARYMEPGLLDIQELVVADPKIPESFDGMKLIQFSDTHLSEYYTLGQLEHIQEIINDYSPDAVFFTGDLMDDPGSYKHPEKIIPLMKKIKAPLGKFAVYGNHDHGGYGSDAYSEIMSRAGFNVLKNETVKIRLANQSFITIGGLDDLILGRPDYERTAGAFHPDSYNILLAHEPDAWIRAKNFPVDLQLSGHSHGGQIQLPFYGPVITPPLADIYTEGLYKYGTRKLYVNRGLGTTRLPFRFLSMPELTVFTLKSSHV, from the coding sequence ATGAAGAAAAAAATGTCACGGCGGTTATTTTTAAAAAGCCTACTTTCATTTGCCGCAGCCGGTTTTACCATCTCAATCGGCGGTTACAGCTATGCAAGGTATATGGAGCCGGGCTTGCTTGACATTCAGGAGCTGGTGGTAGCCGACCCTAAAATTCCTGAGAGCTTTGACGGAATGAAACTGATCCAATTCAGTGATACACATTTAAGCGAGTATTATACGCTCGGGCAGCTTGAACATATACAAGAAATCATCAACGACTATTCACCGGATGCGGTGTTTTTCACCGGCGATTTAATGGATGACCCCGGGAGCTATAAACACCCTGAAAAAATCATTCCTCTTATGAAAAAAATTAAAGCGCCTCTTGGGAAATTTGCGGTATACGGAAATCATGATCATGGCGGTTACGGCAGTGACGCCTATTCAGAAATTATGAGCCGGGCAGGCTTCAATGTGCTCAAAAATGAAACAGTAAAGATCCGCCTGGCAAATCAGAGCTTTATTACGATTGGCGGTTTAGACGATTTGATACTGGGCAGACCCGATTATGAACGTACAGCAGGTGCATTTCATCCTGACTCCTATAATATCCTTCTTGCCCACGAACCGGACGCCTGGATCAGAGCGAAGAATTTTCCGGTGGATCTGCAGCTTTCGGGCCACAGTCATGGAGGACAAATTCAGCTCCCCTTTTACGGCCCGGTTATTACGCCGCCTCTTGCAGATATTTATACAGAAGGACTTTATAAATATGGAACGAGAAAACTGTATGTCAATCGGGGTCTTGGAACAACGAGGCTTCCATTCCGATTCCTTTCCATGCCTGAATTAACCGTGTTCACTTTAAAAAGCAGCCATGTATAG
- a CDS encoding L,D-transpeptidase family protein, translated as MTYIVKAGETIRSIAADFRITPEALARANRLNVNSVLIPGSSIVIPGFPGGDTPYRIAVSVRKKKLGLYRNGLLVKQYPIATGRILYNTPIGEFIIVNREPNPGGPYGAMWLSLSKAGYGIHGTNNPASIGQSVSKGCIRMYNKDVLELARMVPNGTRVSISLQ; from the coding sequence ATGACCTATATTGTAAAAGCTGGTGAAACCATCCGCTCGATTGCGGCTGATTTCCGGATCACTCCTGAGGCGCTCGCCCGGGCAAACAGGCTGAATGTAAATTCCGTTCTGATCCCGGGAAGCTCCATCGTTATTCCAGGATTTCCCGGAGGAGATACGCCTTACCGGATCGCAGTTTCCGTCAGAAAAAAGAAGTTGGGGCTGTACCGGAACGGCCTCCTTGTAAAGCAATATCCGATTGCAACCGGCCGCATATTGTACAATACTCCGATTGGAGAATTTATCATTGTAAACCGTGAGCCGAATCCAGGCGGCCCTTACGGAGCGATGTGGCTTTCCTTATCAAAAGCCGGTTACGGGATTCACGGAACAAATAATCCGGCATCCATCGGTCAATCTGTTTCAAAAGGCTGTATCAGAATGTATAATAAAGATGTTCTTGAACTGGCGCGTATGGTTCCAAACGGTACACGGGTATCCATTTCGCTTCAGTAA
- a CDS encoding YkyB family protein: protein MMDRQKEHSLTMTADNIAKAIYTVNRHAKTATNPKFLYFLKKKALLKLIAEGKAEKKGLHFSQNPRFSKQQSDVLVCAGSYYFHMPPTKEDFHQLPHLGSLNQSYRNPKTHLSLQKAKELLQMYTGIKEEQKSQPVHQSRTYVKPVFKKLGENY from the coding sequence ATGATGGACAGACAGAAAGAACATTCTTTAACCATGACAGCTGACAATATTGCTAAAGCCATATATACGGTAAACCGTCATGCTAAAACAGCTACCAATCCAAAGTTTCTTTATTTTTTAAAGAAAAAAGCCCTTCTCAAGCTGATTGCGGAAGGAAAAGCAGAAAAAAAAGGTCTCCATTTTTCACAAAACCCCAGATTCAGCAAACAGCAGTCTGATGTATTAGTATGTGCAGGCTCCTATTACTTTCACATGCCCCCGACAAAAGAAGATTTTCATCAGCTACCGCATTTAGGTTCTTTAAATCAATCCTACCGAAATCCCAAAACTCACCTTTCCCTCCAAAAAGCGAAAGAGCTTTTGCAAATGTATACGGGAATCAAAGAAGAACAAAAGTCGCAGCCCGTGCACCAGTCCCGTACATACGTAAAGCCTGTATTTAAGAAACTCGGAGAAAATTATTAA